CGCGCCGTGGTGACGGTGCTCCCACAGGTCTATCTGAACCGCTTGCTCCAGACGTTCAGAAAAATCGCGGAATTCCTCGCCCAGTACGGCTATTCACTCCATGATGCGAGGTGCAACTCCTGAGCTTCACCCTTCCCCAACATCCTGGGGACGCCGCGCCGATTAGGGATACCTCGATTTCACGTACCTGAAGTAACGCCTCGACAATGACAGCAAGGTGGGCAAGGGGCAACGCAAGCGGTTACCAAAGAATTCAAGCGCGAGGCCGTCAGGCTCGCTCACGAGCTCGACCAGATGTTCATCGGCATCTCGAGCAACCTCAGATATTCAGAACGATGACGTCCCCTCACGCGTCCGGAGGGAGCTGGCGTCGGCACATCGACGCTTCGCACCCGTCACGCTCCCTCCGCTGGTATGACCCAGATCAGGTTCCTAGGGTTGGGCACGGCACCCTCTCAGCTGCCCGCTGCGCTACAGCGGATCGGCACCCCTGCTGACTGCCGCGAGTGTCTCACCGGTGGCACGCCCCGGTCAAGGGCGGTGGGTGGCCACGTCCAGGCAAGGTGTCCAGAACGCCGTCACAGTGTTGAGCCCTCATGGTGTTAGCCTCGGCGTGGCCCGCTCCCTGGGTGGGCCGCTTCCTTCGGGGCAGGGTGAAACTCCCTACCGGCGGTGATGACGCCCCTGTCAGGTGCGCCTCAGCCCGCGAAGCCCGCGCAAACTGATTCACGCGCCGGCCCGATCTGGTGGAATTCCAGAGCCGACGGTCACAGTCCGGATGAGAGAAGGAGGAACGCTGCCCTGCCACCCCGGCGGGCGGCGACAGCTCATGTATGAAGTGAATGCCCCACCCGGAAGGGTGGAGGCCGTCACGGCAGCCGGCGCGTTCATGCGTCAGGCGCTGCTGGAGGCGGCCAGAGGACTCGGGCGAACGTCGCCCAACCCGCCCGTTGGGTGCGTGATCGTACAGGGCACCGAGGTGGTAGGCCGCGGCTTCCACCCAAAAGCTGGCGAGCCCCACGCGGAGGTCTTCGCGCTGCGCGAGGCTGGCGAGCGCGCCCGCGGCGCGACCGTGTACGTGACGCTCGAACCGTGCAGCCACCACGGGCGCACGCCGCCCTGCGCGGACGCGCTGATCGCAGCCGGCGTGTCCCGGGTGGTCGTGGCCACCCTCGACCCGAATCCCCAAGTGGCCGGGCGCGGCGTGGAGACGTTGCGGGCTGCAGGCATCGATGTGACCGTGGGCGCGCTGGAAAGCGACGCCGCGCGTCAGCAGGCGGGCTTCCGAAGCCTGGTCGTGCGGCACCGCCCATGGGTGGTGGCGAAGTACGCCATGACCCTGGACGGCAAGGTGGCCGCCGTGGGCGAGGGGAACGGCGCCGTGAGCGGTTCCCTCGCCCGTGAGCGGGCCATGCACTGGCGGGACGAACTGGACGCCCTTGCGGTCGGGAGCGGCACGCTGGCCCTGGATCGCCCAGCCCTGACAACCCGCGGCGTACCAGGCGGGCGTGATCCCCGCCCGATCGTATTCGACCGTCACGCCGCGAGTGATCCGCATGCCCGTGCCTGGCGGCCGGGAGGCGTGCTCGTCACCGCCCCCGACGTGCGCGCCGATGCTCACGAGGCAGCAGGCGTGACCGTCGTGCGCGCCGGC
This genomic interval from Deinococcus metalli contains the following:
- the ribD gene encoding bifunctional diaminohydroxyphosphoribosylaminopyrimidine deaminase/5-amino-6-(5-phosphoribosylamino)uracil reductase RibD, which translates into the protein MYEVNAPPGRVEAVTAAGAFMRQALLEAARGLGRTSPNPPVGCVIVQGTEVVGRGFHPKAGEPHAEVFALREAGERARGATVYVTLEPCSHHGRTPPCADALIAAGVSRVVVATLDPNPQVAGRGVETLRAAGIDVTVGALESDAARQQAGFRSLVVRHRPWVVAKYAMTLDGKVAAVGEGNGAVSGSLARERAMHWRDELDALAVGSGTLALDRPALTTRGVPGGRDPRPIVFDRHAASDPHARAWRPGGVLVTAPDVRADAHEAAGVTVVRAGTLPDALTHLAGLGISSVLLEGGPTLLGAFLAAELVDEVRVFIAPKVLGAGLSPLVEPVRFMRHAQHLHDVTTELLGPDVLVTGLLNDIPRLSAPGAN